The genomic region ACGCGGCAGCCAGCTTCGGGAGCGTCGTCGACGACGTCGAGCTGCGGCTGAAGAAGGATGCCGATGGCAGCTGGAAGCTCGAGACCGCCGCCATCAAGATCGAACCGCCTCCCGGCGCGGACTCGAACCTGTCAGCCAAAACGGTGACCATCTTCGGCAAATCCTTCGACAAGGGTTCGCTGTATGCATTTCCCGGCTACCTCGACATCGGCAGCACCAACCGCTACCTGAAGGCAACGGCCGAACCGCTCTTGCTTCAACATCTTTCGTCGTATTCCACGGCGTGGCTGTCGCCGCAGATCAGCCTCAACGACGACGGGCGCGACGCCATTCAACAATCATTGGTCGACGCTTTCGCCAACTGCCAGAAGTCTCAATCGCTTGCCCCGCCGAACTGTCCTGGCAGAGTTACCCGCCCGGACGCCGTGGACGGGACCGCTAGCTGGGGCCAGGCCGATCTGTCCGGTGTCACGATCGGCGACCTCTCCGCCTACTCGCTCACTGTCATCCTTGGCGGTGAAGCCCATCTCCCCCTCAGCTACAAGTTGACGGACGGCGGGATGGACCAGGGCGTGGCGAGCATCTATGTGGGAGGCACCGCCGACATATCCAAATCGCCACCCATGCTGAACTTGCGATAACACGACATCGCGAGGTCTAGCGCGGCCGCAGCACCACCACCGGGATCTCCCGCTCGGTCCAACTCTGGTAGGTGTCGAAGTCCGCGTAGGCCTCGACGAGGCTGGGCCACAACCGCTTCCGCTCCTCGGCGCCAGCCACCTCCGCGTGGACAGCGCTTCGCCGCGCACCGATCTGGATGTGGGTATCGGGGTTGGCGACCAGGTTGCGATACCACTGCGGGTGCTCGGGTCGGCCGCCCTGCGACGCGACGATGACCACGTCGTCGCCGTCGTGGATGTAGAGCAAAGGCACGGTGAACGACCTGCCCGACTTGCGCCCCACGTGGTCGAGCAGCAGCGTGGGCACCGGCTTGCGGAAGCCCGCTCCCACTCGCCACTTCCCACCGATCCGGCCACCCGTGCGGCGGTAGATCCAGACCTGGGCGCGGCCGACGTGCCGGAAGATCACCGGAAGGACCCGTGAATCCAGCTGGTCCGGCCGTTTGGGCGCCGCCATCTCAGCCCAGGTACTGCGCGGTCGAGCCACCGACCGGCATCTCGGGCAGGCCGAGCTTGCGGTGATCCCAGCTGCGCAGCCGGGACGGCACCACGCGCACCGCGACGCGGTTGTTCATCATCTGGTCGACGAAAGGCTTCATCTCGTCGGTGTAGGGGCCGGTGTAGCGCTCCCACACACTGACGCCCACACGGTGAAGCAGATCCGGGTCGCTGTCCACGATCTCGGCGGTGCCGTCGATCGAGACGCCGCGCAACGTGTCGTAGGTGTCGCCGTCCTCGATCATCACGGTGATCGTCGGGTCACGGCGCAGGTTCACGGCCTTCTGCGATTTGGCCTTGGTCTCGAACCAGATCTCACCGTCGAGCACGGCGTACCACATGGCGACCAGGTGCGGCCGCCCCCCGCCCGAGACCGTCGCCATCGTGGCCGTGCGGCTGCGATCGATGAACTCGGTGATCTCGTCGTCGGACATGACGATCTTCGAACGCTGGTTCTTTCCCACCGTCAATCCATATCAGGAGCCGACAGTGACCACCATCACCGGGATGCCGTTGGGCGCGTTCTAGGCCGTCCTGCGCAGCAGCGGCAACAGGGCCCGGTGCCGCGCGTTGGCCGCGTCGCCGAAGAGGCGAAGGGCCGCGGGCACCGAACGCGCACCCGAACACGTGACCTCGTCATCATCCAGACCCAGCACGTCGGCGACGTCGTCGGCAGCCACCAGCACCCACTCGACACCCGCAAGGCGGCACGCGTCGTCGACGACGTGGATGAGCGAACGGCACTCGGCGTCGACGGTCTCCAGCCCGCCCAGGTCCAGGATGAAATCACTCTCCTCGATCACGAAGCGGCCCACCCGCGACGCCACCCGGTCGAGATTGCGCGCAGACAACTCACCGCTGACGCTCACCACGGTGGCCAGCCGACGACTGTGCGCGCGGATCAGCGCGCCGTCACACTCGTAGGCCGGGTTGCCGTAGCGGAAGGTGCCCAGCGTCCCTCTCGACTTGGCCATCTGTTGCCTCCGATGAATTCCAGTGTGGGTCGGTTCAGGCGGTCCTGCCGAGCAACGGCAGCAGAATCCGTCGGCGCACACCCGAGACATCGGCGAAGAACCGCAGCGCCTCGCGTACCGACTGCGCCACCGCACACGTGACCTGATCGGCGTCGAGATTCAGTCCGTCGACCACCTCGTCGGCGGCCACCAGAACCCACTGCACACCCGCTGCACGGCACGCACGCTCCACGGCGCAGACGAGGTCGTGGCCTTCGGCACTCACGGCGTCAAGGCCGCCGAGGTCGAGAATGAAGTCGTCGTCGAGAACGTGGCGCTCGACGCGGGACAACACCTGGTTGAGGTTGTGGCCGTCGACCACGCCGCTGACGCTCACGACGGTCGCCAGCTGACGGCTGTACGCACGGACCAGCGCACCCTCGTCATCCTGTGCGGAGATGCCGTAGCGGAAGTCCTCGATCGTGGTGGTCATGTGCCGCCTTCCGTAGCGCCGTCGAACTGTTGAGATCGACGCTATGCCGCAAACCTAAGATCTTGGGGTACTACGTCTAATGGTCTGGTAAGAGCCCACTTTCCGTTCTCATAACCTGCTTCGGCAAAATGATCGGCGATGTTTGCCCGCGCCTCTCCGCGGGTAAAGACGTGCCCCGTGTGTCGCGCCCTGAGCGCTCCCCCACCGCATCGCCGCTGATCAAGCCTGTCCGAACTTCCGGGCGTCGGGATAACCTCGGCTAGCTCACACCGGAATCAGAAGATCGTCAGGACATGAATCGACACAGCAGAGTGGTGGCGGCGATCAGCGCCGCATGTGTGGCAGTGCTGATCGCGGGTTGCTCCCCGGTTACCCAGGGTCAGGCCGTATCCACGCTCTACGACCCGTTCCGGGCCGGCGGGCTGCCTGCGCAGGACGGTCCCAGCGGCGTCAAGGACGACGCACCGCCGCCGACCGGCGAGGTGCAGGGCAGCGACGGCGGCGACATCGACAAGTTGGCACTGCTGTCGGTCAACGACATCGCCGAGTTCTGGGGGCAGAACTACGGCGACCTTGACGGCACCTTCGCGCCCATCGAGAACCTGCTGTCCTACGACTCCGACGACCCGTCGAGTCCGATGGTGTGCAACACCGACACCTACGGCGAACCCAACGCCTTCTACTGCCCGAGCAAGGAGATCATGGCGTGGGACCGCGGGGTGATGGTGCCGATCGGCCGGGAGTTCTTCGGCGATGTCTCGGTCGCCGCGCTGATGGCCCACGAGTACGGCCACGCCGTACAGCACATGGCCGGGCTGGTGGCTGACGACACCCCCGTCCTGGTCATGGAACAGCAGGCCGACTGCTTCGCGGGCACCTACGTCCGCTGGGTCGCTGAGGGCAACTCCCCCAGGTTCAATCTCAGTACCGGCGACGGGCTCAATCACGTTCTCGCTGCGGCGATCACGCTGCGCGACCCGATCCTCGGACCGCAGGACATCGATTTCGTCGAGGACGGCCACGGCACCGCGCTCGACCGGATCAGCGCCTTCCAGATGGGCTTCACCTCCGGCGCATCCGAGTGCGCTCGCATCGACATGGACGAGATCGAGACGCGGCGCGGCGACCTGCCGATCGCCCTGCCGTTCGATGACAACGGGGACGTGCAGAGCGGCGAGGTCACCCTCGACGAGGACATCCTTGCCCTGTTGATGGAGACGCTCGGCGAGGTGTACCAGCCGTCCGAGGCGCCCACGTTGTCCTACGAACCCGCCGCATGCCCGGACGCGCAGCCCGTCCCGCCGACGTCATACTGCCCGTCGACCAACACCATCGCGGTGGACCTCGGCGCGCTGCAGCAGATGGGGGAGGCCGCCGACGAGTCCAATTACGTTCTGCTGCAGGGTGACAACACCGCGTTGTCGGTGCTCACGTCGCGGTACGCCCTCGCGCTCCAGCACGAGAACGGCGACGCGCTGAACACACCGGCCTCGGCCCTGCGCACGGCATGCCTCACCGGCGTCGCACAGGCCGCGATGTCTGACACCGTCGAGTTGCCCAGCGGTCAGAGCCTCACGTTGACCGCCGGTGACCTCGACGAGGCCGTCGCGGGTCTGCTCACCAACGGACTGGCGGCGAGCAACGTCGACAGCCAAACGGTGCCCGGCGGCTTCACCAGGATCATCGCCTACCGGTCGGGTCTCAGCGGTGACCGCGACCTGTGCGAGGCCCGGTTTAAGTAGGTCGATTCCTGCCACCCGGCGGTCAATTGCTGCCACCGGAAATTTATGCTCTGAACTGGCCGTTCCCACTATCAGACCGGCACGAGAAACACCCCGGCCGGTTGAATTCAGGGAAGTGGGAATGACATGAAGAACATCGGATTCGCCTCAGTGATCGCCGGGGGACTGGCCGCCGCAGTCCTCGGACTCGCCGCACCGGCTCAGGCCGACACCGCGAGCGCCGTGCCCGCGGCCAACGTGGCGGCGGTTCTGCAGACGGCGCCGACCGGTATCGACCACCACGGCTGGCTCTATGACATCCAGCCGAGGGCTCATGCACCGCAGGTCGACACCACCGTGCACCAGAGCCGCTGACGACCAGCACACCAGGGGAGGGGTACCCGATTCGGGTGCCCCTCCTTTTGCGTTTCGAGGGTCCCGAGCCGTCGCCCACACATCGCCAAACTCGCAGTTTATTGGGCGCAAGGAACTCTGTTGGGCGAAGAACGGCGGGATGTGACGCTCGTCATGTCGCACAAGCTCCGGCCCAAACGGGTCCGCAGCACATAGCCCGCACGCAGGCGGCCCCCCGCGGCCAGCCGCATTCACGACTTGCCTCTCTCTACTTCTGCACAGCGGGATTCAGTTCTGACGGTAGTTGATCTACGTTGCGCCTCATAATCTTTCGAGGTGAAAGTCTGTCTCACCGATATAGAGGAGCAATTGATGTCCGCCGTACTCAGCGTCCGCAAGTTCGTTCATTTTGAGGAGGAGATCCGGCAGGAGAACGGCCAGCCGGTCGAACCGGCACTCAGCCGTATCGTGGTCGGCGCCGTCGCGAAGAACCCCCTTGCGGGCTCAAGTGTTGCCGCGGACATCGCGCCGCTTGTCGAGCTGTCAGTGAGGCTGGGTGAAATTCTCACGACACGGGCGCTTGACCGACTAGGCGATGCCTCCGCCATTCGCGCGTACGGTAAGGCCGCACTGATTGGCACGGAAGGCGCCGTCGAACACGGCGCGGCACTGATCCATCCACGGCTTGGGATGGCGATGCGGGCGACACTGCGCCGGGGCAAGGTCCTCATCCCCGGGAACGCCAAGGTTGCAGGACCCGGCACGCCG from Mycolicibacterium sp. YH-1 harbors:
- a CDS encoding nitroreductase family deazaflavin-dependent oxidoreductase is translated as MAAPKRPDQLDSRVLPVIFRHVGRAQVWIYRRTGGRIGGKWRVGAGFRKPVPTLLLDHVGRKSGRSFTVPLLYIHDGDDVVIVASQGGRPEHPQWYRNLVANPDTHIQIGARRSAVHAEVAGAEERKRLWPSLVEAYADFDTYQSWTEREIPVVVLRPR
- a CDS encoding pyridoxamine 5'-phosphate oxidase family protein; its protein translation is MGKNQRSKIVMSDDEITEFIDRSRTATMATVSGGGRPHLVAMWYAVLDGEIWFETKAKSQKAVNLRRDPTITVMIEDGDTYDTLRGVSIDGTAEIVDSDPDLLHRVGVSVWERYTGPYTDEMKPFVDQMMNNRVAVRVVPSRLRSWDHRKLGLPEMPVGGSTAQYLG
- a CDS encoding STAS domain-containing protein, with amino-acid sequence MAKSRGTLGTFRYGNPAYECDGALIRAHSRRLATVVSVSGELSARNLDRVASRVGRFVIEESDFILDLGGLETVDAECRSLIHVVDDACRLAGVEWVLVAADDVADVLGLDDDEVTCSGARSVPAALRLFGDAANARHRALLPLLRRTA
- a CDS encoding STAS domain-containing protein, coding for MTTTIEDFRYGISAQDDEGALVRAYSRQLATVVSVSGVVDGHNLNQVLSRVERHVLDDDFILDLGGLDAVSAEGHDLVCAVERACRAAGVQWVLVAADEVVDGLNLDADQVTCAVAQSVREALRFFADVSGVRRRILLPLLGRTA
- a CDS encoding neutral zinc metallopeptidase, which produces MNRHSRVVAAISAACVAVLIAGCSPVTQGQAVSTLYDPFRAGGLPAQDGPSGVKDDAPPPTGEVQGSDGGDIDKLALLSVNDIAEFWGQNYGDLDGTFAPIENLLSYDSDDPSSPMVCNTDTYGEPNAFYCPSKEIMAWDRGVMVPIGREFFGDVSVAALMAHEYGHAVQHMAGLVADDTPVLVMEQQADCFAGTYVRWVAEGNSPRFNLSTGDGLNHVLAAAITLRDPILGPQDIDFVEDGHGTALDRISAFQMGFTSGASECARIDMDEIETRRGDLPIALPFDDNGDVQSGEVTLDEDILALLMETLGEVYQPSEAPTLSYEPAACPDAQPVPPTSYCPSTNTIAVDLGALQQMGEAADESNYVLLQGDNTALSVLTSRYALALQHENGDALNTPASALRTACLTGVAQAAMSDTVELPSGQSLTLTAGDLDEAVAGLLTNGLAASNVDSQTVPGGFTRIIAYRSGLSGDRDLCEARFK
- a CDS encoding amino acid synthesis family protein, with amino-acid sequence MSAVLSVRKFVHFEEEIRQENGQPVEPALSRIVVGAVAKNPLAGSSVAADIAPLVELSVRLGEILTTRALDRLGDASAIRAYGKAALIGTEGAVEHGAALIHPRLGMAMRATLRRGKVLIPGNAKVAGPGTPIDVIFGPLDEGWDLDAMDSLPVVVPDAPRSDELLLLVGYTTGQRPHARSKGPSQAEVDALIESFV